A genome region from Scleropages formosus chromosome 6, fSclFor1.1, whole genome shotgun sequence includes the following:
- the itga1 gene encoding integrin alpha-1 isoform X1, which yields MDGSSSSCAVCQSLRIRMQPTRLNTKQPASWLQCLETFNVNQKNHMTFSGPVEDMFGYSVQQFENNEGKWILIGSPLVGQPAKRTGDVYKCPVGKTNSNCIKLDLSENTTIPNVNEVKENMTLGTTLVTNPNGGFLACGPLYARMCGKQQYTTGICSNVSASFQVLNSISPTLQDCEKELDIVIVLDGSNSIYPWSSVTEFLVKLLQRIDVGPTQSQVGIVSYGDDVGHVFNLSQFNNTKDLVENATKILQRTGRKTNTFQAIETARKEAFTAERGARPGVKKVMVIVTDGESHDNYLLKEVMKKCDEDGIERFSIAVLGDYNRQNKSVQDVKKFIDEIKSTASKPTQDHFFNVSDEVALLSIVDTLGSRIFALEATSGNHTTSFELEMSQAGFSAHTSREGVMFGAVGAYDWNGTVVTYTGQNFVVPSRDAFHNHDTEKYEGLAGYMGYDVQSASTPDGVLYIAGAPRYNHTGRVIVYKLNGKNISVVQILKGEQIGSYFGSVLQTVDVDNDTYTDILLVGAPMYMGPERDEQGQVYVYKLNKKGLFEHEMTLKPIDQACCTAHSSSCKNNTNEPCGARFGTAIAAVSDLNLDGLSDVVIGAPLENDHRGAVYIYHGAGKSLKKKYVQRIASGGDGKKMKFFGQSIHGVLDLNGDGIIDVTIGGIGGAALFWSRDVAELRANMTFQPNKINMQQESCEVGGKKRVCVKIQVCFEYTVKSEKKEDFTTEMKYNLIIDSLRAASRGLIANTTDRKVLGKAQVSNKDSLCREHLFYMLDKLDFRDPIMISLIFGLVNEDEGPVLDGDLPTSLNKTIPLVDCGNNEKCITDLQLDASANITNLIIKANQEKFNVQVNITNRKDSAYNTKVILSHSKNVNYVKVEPRDRDCESNVGNLTCAVGFPFLKTDEQESFKIHFEVNPGHVLRNIEINVHVTSDSEEPESTLHDNVKKIIIPVKYEAGLSFSAVRYMKEDHIIVKEGEKYPSEFNDTSVIGNEVIISYTIKKEISQPIPPLTLMITYPDKSKMENILLYLVKMAFSKNVICDRSLVNQLKISPNNIYRPDPQKETLSNFLVACKHPLCKSFNCTIKDGNISQVNITFRVWKPTFIKAEFSSLQLTVQAALAYKDPASLFVLSKDNENRDVKIQVSKESLGGIPLWIIIVSILIGLLILALVILILWKAGFFKRKSMEEMKEDMKD from the exons GTTGGCTGCAGTGTCTGGAGACCTTTAATGTAAATCAGAAGAATCACATGACTTTCAGCGGACCCGTGGAAGACATGTTTGGGTACTCTGTCCAGCAGTTTGAGAACAATGAAGGGAAGTG GATATTAATTGGTTCTCCATTGGTGGGGCAGCCAGCAAAGCGAACCGGGGACGTCTACAAATGCCCTGTGGGCAAGACCAACTCCAATTGCATAAAGCTGGATCTGTCTG aaaacacaacaatTCCTAACGTAAATGAAGTGAAGGAAAACATGACCCTGGGAACAACGCTGGTAACAAACCCAAATGGAGGATTTCTG GCCTGCGGCCCACTCTACGCCCGCATGTGTGGGAAGCAGCAATATACCACTGGCATATGTTCCAACGTCAGCGCCTCCTTCCAGGTCCTCAACTCCATCTCACCAACGCTGCAGG ACTGTGAGAAAGAACTAgatattgtcattgtactggaTGGTTCCAACAGCATCTACCCATGGTCCAGCGTAACAGAGTTCTTAGTGAAGTTGTTGCAGAGAATTGATGTTGGTCCAACGCAATCCCAG GTTGGAATCGTGTCTTATGGGGATGATGTCGGTCACGTCTTCAACCTTAGCCAGTTCAACAACACAAAGGATCTGGTGGAAAATGCCACAAAAATTCTCCAGAGAACGGGGAGGAAGACAAACACTTTCCAAGCGATCGAGACTGCGAG GAAAGAGGCCTTCACAGCAGAGCGAGGAGCACGGCCTGGAGTGAAAAAAGTTATGGTGATCGTTACAGATGGAGAGTCCCATGATAACTACCTACTTAAAgaagttatgaaaaaatgtgatgagGATGGCATAGAGAGGTTTTCAATTGCT GTTCTGGGGGATTACAACAGGCAAAATAAAAGTGTTCAGGACGTGAAGAAATTCATCGACGAGATTAAGTCAACAGCAAGCAAGCCAACCCAAGATCATTTCTTCAATGTCTCAGATGAGGTGGCTTTGCTCAGTATAGTTGACACCCTAGGAAGCAGAATCTTTGCTCTGGAAG CAACATCAGGTAACCACACTACTTCCTTTGAACTGGAGATGTCTCAAGCTGGATTCAGTGCTCATACATCTAGG GAAGGAGTCATGTTTGGTGCTGTTGGAGCATACGACTGGAACGGAACTGTGGTCACATACACAGGACAGAACTTTGTAGTTCCAAGCAGAGATGCATTTCACAATCATGACACTGAGAAGTATGAAGGCCTGGCAGGGTATATGG GTTATGATGTCCAGTCTGCATCAACACCTGACGGGGTGTTATATATTGCTGGGGCACCACGATACAACCACACAGGTCGAGTCATTGTATATAAGTTGAATGGAAAGAACATTTCAGTTGTGCAGATACTGAAAGGAGAACAG ATTGGTTCCTACTTTGGCAGTGTTCTTCAGACTGTTGATGTTGACAATGACACCTATACTGACATCCTTCTTGTAGGGGCCCCAATGTATATGGGCCCTGAGCGGGACGAGCAGGGTCAAGTGTATGTCTACAAACTCAATAAG AAAGGATTGTTTGAGCACGAGATGACGCTGAAACCCATCGATCAGGCTTGCTGCACTGCTCACTCAAGCTCCTGTAAGAACAATACAAATGAGCCATGTGGGGCACGCTTTGGGACCGCCATCGCCGCAGTCAGTGACCTAAACCTTGATGGCCTCAGTGATGTGGTGATAGGGGCTCCTTTGGAGAACGACCATCGCGGGGCAGTCTACATCTACCACGGGGCAGGAAAATCCCTTAAGAAGAAATATGTGCAG CGAATAGCCTCTGGTGGagatgggaaaaaaatgaagttttttGGTCAGTCAATTCACGGGGTCCTTGACTTAAATGGAGATGGCATCATCGATGTTACCATTGGAGGCATCGGAGGTGCTGCCCTTTTCTG GTCTAGAGATGTTGCTGAATTAAGAGCAAATATGACATTTCAgcctaataaaataaacatgcaacaaGAATCATGTGAAGTAGGTGGGAAGAAAAGAGTCTGTGTGAAAATACAGGTCTGTTTTGAATATACTGTTaagtcagaaaaaaaggaagactTTACTACTG aaatgaaaTACAATCTGATAATAGATTCCCTAAGAGCAGCATCAAGAGGACTGATTGCCAACACCACAGACAGGAAAGTTCTGGGGAAAGCCCAGGTCTCCAACAAGGACAGTTTGTGTAGGGAGCATCTCTTCTACATGTTG GATAAGCTGGACTTCAGAGACCCCATTATGATCTCACTGATATTTGGTTTAGTAAATGAAGATGAAGGCCCAGTGCTGGATGGGGATTTACCAACTTCTCTCAACAAGACA attccacTGGTGGACTgtggaaacaatgaaaaatgcatcaCAGATCTCCAACTTGATGCTTCAGCAAATATaacaaa cCTTATTATAAAGGCAAATCAAGAAAAGTTCAATGTTCAAGTTAATATTACAAATCGCAAAGACAGCGCATACAATACAAAAGTTATACTCAGTCATTCAAAGAATGTCAACTACGTGAAAGTTGAG CCCAGAGACAGAGACTGTGAATCGAATGTAGGTAATTTGACCTGTGCTGTGGGATTCCCATTTCTCAAAACAGATGAACAG GAATCCTTTAAAATCCACTTTGAAGTAAATCCAGGACATGTTCTCAGGAACATTGAGATTAATGTCCACGTAACAag TGACAGTGAAGAGCCAGAGTCCACCCTTCATGACAATGTGAAGAAAATAATCATACCAGTGAAGTACGAGGCTGGCCTAAGCTTTTCAGC GGTCAGATATATGAAGGAAGACCACATTATTGtcaaagaaggagaaaagtaCCCAAGTGAATTCAATGACACAAGTGTAATTGGAAATGAAGTCATCATTAGCTACACG attaaaaaagaaatcagtcaGCCCATTCCTCCTCTGACATTAATGATTACTTATCCTGATAAgtccaaaatggaaaatattctaCTTTACTTGGTAAAAATGGCCTTCTCCAAG AATGTGATATGCGATCGTAGTCTTGTTAACCAACTGAAAATAAGTCCAAATAACATATACCGGCCAGATCCCCAGAAGGAAACTTTGAGCAACTTCCTTGTG GCATGTAAGCATCCCCTGTGTAAATCCTTCAACTGCACAATAAAAGATGGCAACATCAGCCAAGTTAACATCACCTTCAGGGTCTGGAAGCCCACTTTTATCAAA GCAGAGTTCTCCAGTTTGCAGCTGACTGTTCAAGCTGCGCTGGCATACAAGGATCCAGCTTCTCTTTTTGTGCTCAGCAAGGACAATGAGAACAGAGAT GTGAAAATACAGGTTTCAAAGGAGTCCCTCGGTGGAATACCACTATGGATAATCATAGTGAGCATTCTCATCGGATTGCTCATATTAGCACTCgtcattttaatattatggAAG GCTGGATTTTTCAAGAGAAAATCCAtggaagagatgaaggaggacaTGAAAGATTAG
- the itga1 gene encoding integrin alpha-1 isoform X2, whose product MRAGARYLVLLLLGWLQCLETFNVNQKNHMTFSGPVEDMFGYSVQQFENNEGKWILIGSPLVGQPAKRTGDVYKCPVGKTNSNCIKLDLSENTTIPNVNEVKENMTLGTTLVTNPNGGFLACGPLYARMCGKQQYTTGICSNVSASFQVLNSISPTLQDCEKELDIVIVLDGSNSIYPWSSVTEFLVKLLQRIDVGPTQSQVGIVSYGDDVGHVFNLSQFNNTKDLVENATKILQRTGRKTNTFQAIETARKEAFTAERGARPGVKKVMVIVTDGESHDNYLLKEVMKKCDEDGIERFSIAVLGDYNRQNKSVQDVKKFIDEIKSTASKPTQDHFFNVSDEVALLSIVDTLGSRIFALEATSGNHTTSFELEMSQAGFSAHTSREGVMFGAVGAYDWNGTVVTYTGQNFVVPSRDAFHNHDTEKYEGLAGYMGYDVQSASTPDGVLYIAGAPRYNHTGRVIVYKLNGKNISVVQILKGEQIGSYFGSVLQTVDVDNDTYTDILLVGAPMYMGPERDEQGQVYVYKLNKKGLFEHEMTLKPIDQACCTAHSSSCKNNTNEPCGARFGTAIAAVSDLNLDGLSDVVIGAPLENDHRGAVYIYHGAGKSLKKKYVQRIASGGDGKKMKFFGQSIHGVLDLNGDGIIDVTIGGIGGAALFWSRDVAELRANMTFQPNKINMQQESCEVGGKKRVCVKIQVCFEYTVKSEKKEDFTTEMKYNLIIDSLRAASRGLIANTTDRKVLGKAQVSNKDSLCREHLFYMLDKLDFRDPIMISLIFGLVNEDEGPVLDGDLPTSLNKTIPLVDCGNNEKCITDLQLDASANITNLIIKANQEKFNVQVNITNRKDSAYNTKVILSHSKNVNYVKVEPRDRDCESNVGNLTCAVGFPFLKTDEQESFKIHFEVNPGHVLRNIEINVHVTSDSEEPESTLHDNVKKIIIPVKYEAGLSFSAVRYMKEDHIIVKEGEKYPSEFNDTSVIGNEVIISYTIKKEISQPIPPLTLMITYPDKSKMENILLYLVKMAFSKNVICDRSLVNQLKISPNNIYRPDPQKETLSNFLVACKHPLCKSFNCTIKDGNISQVNITFRVWKPTFIKAEFSSLQLTVQAALAYKDPASLFVLSKDNENRDVKIQVSKESLGGIPLWIIIVSILIGLLILALVILILWKAGFFKRKSMEEMKEDMKD is encoded by the exons GTTGGCTGCAGTGTCTGGAGACCTTTAATGTAAATCAGAAGAATCACATGACTTTCAGCGGACCCGTGGAAGACATGTTTGGGTACTCTGTCCAGCAGTTTGAGAACAATGAAGGGAAGTG GATATTAATTGGTTCTCCATTGGTGGGGCAGCCAGCAAAGCGAACCGGGGACGTCTACAAATGCCCTGTGGGCAAGACCAACTCCAATTGCATAAAGCTGGATCTGTCTG aaaacacaacaatTCCTAACGTAAATGAAGTGAAGGAAAACATGACCCTGGGAACAACGCTGGTAACAAACCCAAATGGAGGATTTCTG GCCTGCGGCCCACTCTACGCCCGCATGTGTGGGAAGCAGCAATATACCACTGGCATATGTTCCAACGTCAGCGCCTCCTTCCAGGTCCTCAACTCCATCTCACCAACGCTGCAGG ACTGTGAGAAAGAACTAgatattgtcattgtactggaTGGTTCCAACAGCATCTACCCATGGTCCAGCGTAACAGAGTTCTTAGTGAAGTTGTTGCAGAGAATTGATGTTGGTCCAACGCAATCCCAG GTTGGAATCGTGTCTTATGGGGATGATGTCGGTCACGTCTTCAACCTTAGCCAGTTCAACAACACAAAGGATCTGGTGGAAAATGCCACAAAAATTCTCCAGAGAACGGGGAGGAAGACAAACACTTTCCAAGCGATCGAGACTGCGAG GAAAGAGGCCTTCACAGCAGAGCGAGGAGCACGGCCTGGAGTGAAAAAAGTTATGGTGATCGTTACAGATGGAGAGTCCCATGATAACTACCTACTTAAAgaagttatgaaaaaatgtgatgagGATGGCATAGAGAGGTTTTCAATTGCT GTTCTGGGGGATTACAACAGGCAAAATAAAAGTGTTCAGGACGTGAAGAAATTCATCGACGAGATTAAGTCAACAGCAAGCAAGCCAACCCAAGATCATTTCTTCAATGTCTCAGATGAGGTGGCTTTGCTCAGTATAGTTGACACCCTAGGAAGCAGAATCTTTGCTCTGGAAG CAACATCAGGTAACCACACTACTTCCTTTGAACTGGAGATGTCTCAAGCTGGATTCAGTGCTCATACATCTAGG GAAGGAGTCATGTTTGGTGCTGTTGGAGCATACGACTGGAACGGAACTGTGGTCACATACACAGGACAGAACTTTGTAGTTCCAAGCAGAGATGCATTTCACAATCATGACACTGAGAAGTATGAAGGCCTGGCAGGGTATATGG GTTATGATGTCCAGTCTGCATCAACACCTGACGGGGTGTTATATATTGCTGGGGCACCACGATACAACCACACAGGTCGAGTCATTGTATATAAGTTGAATGGAAAGAACATTTCAGTTGTGCAGATACTGAAAGGAGAACAG ATTGGTTCCTACTTTGGCAGTGTTCTTCAGACTGTTGATGTTGACAATGACACCTATACTGACATCCTTCTTGTAGGGGCCCCAATGTATATGGGCCCTGAGCGGGACGAGCAGGGTCAAGTGTATGTCTACAAACTCAATAAG AAAGGATTGTTTGAGCACGAGATGACGCTGAAACCCATCGATCAGGCTTGCTGCACTGCTCACTCAAGCTCCTGTAAGAACAATACAAATGAGCCATGTGGGGCACGCTTTGGGACCGCCATCGCCGCAGTCAGTGACCTAAACCTTGATGGCCTCAGTGATGTGGTGATAGGGGCTCCTTTGGAGAACGACCATCGCGGGGCAGTCTACATCTACCACGGGGCAGGAAAATCCCTTAAGAAGAAATATGTGCAG CGAATAGCCTCTGGTGGagatgggaaaaaaatgaagttttttGGTCAGTCAATTCACGGGGTCCTTGACTTAAATGGAGATGGCATCATCGATGTTACCATTGGAGGCATCGGAGGTGCTGCCCTTTTCTG GTCTAGAGATGTTGCTGAATTAAGAGCAAATATGACATTTCAgcctaataaaataaacatgcaacaaGAATCATGTGAAGTAGGTGGGAAGAAAAGAGTCTGTGTGAAAATACAGGTCTGTTTTGAATATACTGTTaagtcagaaaaaaaggaagactTTACTACTG aaatgaaaTACAATCTGATAATAGATTCCCTAAGAGCAGCATCAAGAGGACTGATTGCCAACACCACAGACAGGAAAGTTCTGGGGAAAGCCCAGGTCTCCAACAAGGACAGTTTGTGTAGGGAGCATCTCTTCTACATGTTG GATAAGCTGGACTTCAGAGACCCCATTATGATCTCACTGATATTTGGTTTAGTAAATGAAGATGAAGGCCCAGTGCTGGATGGGGATTTACCAACTTCTCTCAACAAGACA attccacTGGTGGACTgtggaaacaatgaaaaatgcatcaCAGATCTCCAACTTGATGCTTCAGCAAATATaacaaa cCTTATTATAAAGGCAAATCAAGAAAAGTTCAATGTTCAAGTTAATATTACAAATCGCAAAGACAGCGCATACAATACAAAAGTTATACTCAGTCATTCAAAGAATGTCAACTACGTGAAAGTTGAG CCCAGAGACAGAGACTGTGAATCGAATGTAGGTAATTTGACCTGTGCTGTGGGATTCCCATTTCTCAAAACAGATGAACAG GAATCCTTTAAAATCCACTTTGAAGTAAATCCAGGACATGTTCTCAGGAACATTGAGATTAATGTCCACGTAACAag TGACAGTGAAGAGCCAGAGTCCACCCTTCATGACAATGTGAAGAAAATAATCATACCAGTGAAGTACGAGGCTGGCCTAAGCTTTTCAGC GGTCAGATATATGAAGGAAGACCACATTATTGtcaaagaaggagaaaagtaCCCAAGTGAATTCAATGACACAAGTGTAATTGGAAATGAAGTCATCATTAGCTACACG attaaaaaagaaatcagtcaGCCCATTCCTCCTCTGACATTAATGATTACTTATCCTGATAAgtccaaaatggaaaatattctaCTTTACTTGGTAAAAATGGCCTTCTCCAAG AATGTGATATGCGATCGTAGTCTTGTTAACCAACTGAAAATAAGTCCAAATAACATATACCGGCCAGATCCCCAGAAGGAAACTTTGAGCAACTTCCTTGTG GCATGTAAGCATCCCCTGTGTAAATCCTTCAACTGCACAATAAAAGATGGCAACATCAGCCAAGTTAACATCACCTTCAGGGTCTGGAAGCCCACTTTTATCAAA GCAGAGTTCTCCAGTTTGCAGCTGACTGTTCAAGCTGCGCTGGCATACAAGGATCCAGCTTCTCTTTTTGTGCTCAGCAAGGACAATGAGAACAGAGAT GTGAAAATACAGGTTTCAAAGGAGTCCCTCGGTGGAATACCACTATGGATAATCATAGTGAGCATTCTCATCGGATTGCTCATATTAGCACTCgtcattttaatattatggAAG GCTGGATTTTTCAAGAGAAAATCCAtggaagagatgaaggaggacaTGAAAGATTAG